A section of the Apostichopus japonicus isolate 1M-3 chromosome 1, ASM3797524v1, whole genome shotgun sequence genome encodes:
- the LOC139983216 gene encoding aldo-keto reductase 1B-like — translation MAADKNTYSFLSDHTRIPNIGLGTWKSAKGDVKNAVIAAIDAGYRHLDCAFIYQNEEEIGEALKEKIKDGTIERDDIYITTKLWGTHHSPSRVEQGIKMSLTPLQLDYVDLYLMHSPCGRKFIDDKTFFPKDENDKNAYDDVHYVETWKAMEKLVEKGLAISIGVSNFNVSQMEEIVTAAQVPCVMNQIEIHPAIDQSDIITYCKAKSIALTAYSPFGSPDRPWASDKDPNLFEDPVVKEIAESRGCTAGQVLLAYHLNQEVVVVPKSVTPSRIKENFEALSIKLKPEEITKLKELNSTNYRACAMNMLKDHPYFPFK, via the exons ATGGCTGCAGATAAAAATACTTACTCATTCCTGTCTGATCACACGAGGATACCAAACATTGGCCTAGGAACATGGAAG tcTGCTAAAGGTGATGTGAAGAATGCTGTGATTGCTGCGATAGACGCCGGTTACCGGCATCTAGACTGTGCATTCATTTACCAAAATGAAGAAGAGATCGGAGAGGCTCTGAAAGAGAAGATTAAGGATGGAACAATAGAGAGAGATGACATTTACATTACGACCAAG CTTTGGGGAACACATCACAGTCCCTCACGTGTTGAACAAGGCATAAAGATGAGCCTAACTCCATTACAACTGGACTACGTTGACCTATATCTGATGCACTCACCTTGTGGCAGGAAG TTCATCGATGACAAGACCTTCTTCCCAAAGGATGAGAATGACAAGAATGCTTATGATGATGTCCATTATGTCGAAACTTGGAAG GCTATGGAAAAGTTGGTAGAGAAGGGTCTTGCTATCTCCATTGGGGTTTCTAATTTCAATGTATCACAGATGGAAGAGATTGTCACTGCTGCTCAAGTTCCCTGCGTAATGAATCAG ATTGAAATCCACCCAGCCATTGACCAATCTGACATTATTACCTATTGTAAAGCCAAAAGCATTGCCTTGACGGCATACAGTCCATTCGGCTCCCCAGACAGACCTTG GGCCTCAGACAAAGACCCTAATTTATTTGAAGATCCAGTCGTCAAGGAGATTGCTGAGTCTCGTGGATGTACTGCTGGTCAGGTTCTCCTGGCCTACCATCTCAATCAAGAGGTTGTTGTTGTTCCTAAAAGTGTAACACCTTCCAGAATCAAGGAAAACTTTGAG GCCCTGAGTATTAAGTTGAAACCAGAGGAGATCACAAAACTTAAGGAACTCAATTCTACCAACTATCGAGCTTGTGCAATGAATAT GTTGAAGGACCATCCATACTTTCCATTCAAATAG